From one Anabas testudineus chromosome 21, fAnaTes1.2, whole genome shotgun sequence genomic stretch:
- the LOC113173168 gene encoding beta-galactoside-binding lectin-like has translation MINVFVSLCFRFSVNIGFSDKDIALHVNPRFHCGDHVKKVIFNSRQGGNWGEELCGQSFPFEEGKEFEISIEFKSAEFLVILPDDSVFRFHNHLGAEIYPMIFVNADVRITSFKIK, from the exons atgattaatgtttttgtttctttgtgcttcaggtTTAGTGTGAATATCGGCTTCAGTGACAAAGACATAGCTCTGCATGTCAACCCTCGATTTCACTGCGGTGATCACGTGAAGAAAGTGATCTTCAACTCTCGTCAGGGAGGAAACTGGGGTGAAGAGCTCTGCGGCCAAAGCTTTCCctttgaagaaggaaaggagttcgag ATTTCCATTGAATTCAAGTCTGCTGAGTTCTTGGTGATTTTACCAGACGACTCTGTTTTCCGCTTCCATAATCACCTCGGTGCAGAGATCTACCCAATGATCTTTGTCAATGCTGATGTTCGCATCACAAGTTTTAAGATCAAGTAA